The Chiloscyllium plagiosum isolate BGI_BamShark_2017 chromosome 28, ASM401019v2, whole genome shotgun sequence genome includes a region encoding these proteins:
- the supt4h1 gene encoding transcription elongation factor SPT4, with product MATLETVPKDLRHLRACLLCSLVKTIDQFEYDGCDNCDSYLQMKGNREMVYDCTSSSFDGIIAMMSPEDSWVSKWQRISNFKPGIYAVSVTGRLPQGIVRELKSRGVIYKSRDTAIKS from the exons ATGGCAACGTTAGAGACAGTGCCTAAAGATTTACGGCATTTGCGAGCTTGTCTGTTGTGTTCGTTGGTTAAA ACTATAGATCAGTTTGAGTATGATGGTTGTGATAACTGTGATTCCTACCTACAAATGAAGGGGAATCGAGAAATGGTGTACGACTGTACCAGTTCGTCTTTTGATGG GATTATTGCAATGATGAGTCCTGAAGACAGTTGGGTCTCTAAATGGCAGCGGATAA GTAACTTCAAGCCAGGCATATATGCAGTATCAGTGACAGGACGGTTACCTCAGG GTATTGTAAGGGAATTGAAGAGTCGAGGTGTGATCTACAAATCAAGAGATACTGCTATCAAATCTTAA